Proteins encoded in a region of the Rutidosis leptorrhynchoides isolate AG116_Rl617_1_P2 chromosome 9, CSIRO_AGI_Rlap_v1, whole genome shotgun sequence genome:
- the LOC139865701 gene encoding mitogen-activated protein kinase kinase kinase 1-like, with protein sequence MHHLSQFLVSNGRKKKTPNKPKLQRMNGRKNLNYEFPTTSTSSEESSVQFRGTQSLDLQTSFRIDGSDVGQLEVVYRSLGFDSPEDFGIDMSSWEARKIRSSSDLNPNPSSSVNVKIDDEKVVKVVENGSDDVVRVRVNGIKGVRPPVLSPPASSISKADVGCEWGNMRSCASGEGCSGSGNMSDEEDEEQREEEEEEHEGDVENVRTRMERTTLSASCSFTTSGEDDSSSTTTEPPSSISPNGYGSNISTNGRFRNIAITHWQRGELLGRGSFGSVYEGICDGGYFIAVKEVSLLDQGDLGRQSVVQLEQEIALLSQFEHENIVRYLGTDKDESKLYIFLELVTKGSLLSLYQKYHLQDCQVSSYTRQILHGLKYLHDRRVVHRDVKCANILVDANGSVKLADFGLAKTTKLNDVKSCKGTAFWMAPEVVNQKHKGYGLAADIWSLGCTVLEMLTRHIPYYPMECMPALFRIGRGLPPPNPDHLSAEAKDFIFQCHHVNPKDRPTATKLLDHPFVRMPLPSFSDYSPARSWKQQR encoded by the exons ATGCATCATTTGTCTCAATTTCTTGTTTCTAATGGCAGAAAGAAAAAAACGCCTAATAAGCCGAAGCTCCAGCGTATGAATGGTCGGAAGAATCTTAACTATGAGTTTCCGACGACTTCAACATCATCGGAAGAATCTTCCGTACAGTTTCGAGGTACTCAATCGCTTGATTTACAAACTAGTTTTCGAATTGATGGCAGTGATGTAGGGCAACTTGAGGTTGTGTATCGTAGTTTAGGGTTTGATAGTCCTGAAGATTTTGGAATTGATATGTCTTCTTGGGAAGCTAGGAAGATTAGGTCTAGTTCTGATCTTAACCCTAACCCTAGCTCTAGTGTAAATGTTAAAATTGATGATGAGAAAGTAGTAAAAGTTGTTGAGAATGGATCTGATGATGTTGTTAGGGTTAGGGTTAATGGAATTAAAGGTGTAAGGCCACCGGTTTTATCGCCACCGGCTTCTTCGATTTCGAAAGCTGATGTTGGATGTGAATGGGGTAACATGAGAAGTTGTGCTTCTGGTGAAGGTTGTTCAGGTAGTGGGAACATGtcggatgaagaagatgaagaacaaagagaagaagaagaagaagaacatgaaggTGATGTTGAGAATGTTAGGACGAGGATGGAACGGACTACGCTGTCGGCTTCGTGTTCGTTTACGACTTCTGGTGAGGATGATTCGTCTAGTACTACTACTGAGCCGCCGTCGAGTATATCGCCAAATGGATATGGATCTAATATATCTACTAATGGAAGATTTAGGAACATTGCAATCACCCACTGGCAGAGGGGTGAGCTTTTGGGGCGCGGGTCATTTGGGTCGGTTTATGAAGGCATTTGCGA TGGCGGGTACTTTATTGCTGTGAAGGAAGTCTCTTTGCTTGATCAAGGGGATTTGGGAAGGCAAAGCGTAGTTCAACTTGAACAGGAAATTGCTCTTTTAAGTCAGTTTGAACATGAGAACATAGTACGATACCTCGGTACTGATAAG GATGAGTCAAAGCTGTATATATTTCTTGAGCTTGTAACAAAAGGATCCCTTCTAAGTCTCTACCAAAAATATCATCTTCAAGATTGTCAAGTTTCCTCATACACACGACAAATCCTACATGGTCTTAAGTATTTACATGATCGTCGTGTGGTCCACAG GGATGTAAAATGTGCAAACATATTGGTTGACGCTAATGGCTCAGTGAAGCTTGCAGATTTTGGATTGGCTAAG ACAACTAAGTTGAATGATGTGAAGTCTTGCAAGGGAACTGCATTCTGGATGGCCCCTGAG GTGGTTAATCAAAAACATAAAGGGTATGGCCTTGCAGCAGATATATGGAGTCTGGGTTGTACTGTCTTGGAGATGTTGACCCGTCATATTCCTTACTACCCAATGGAATGT ATGCCTGCGTTATTTAGAATTGGAAGGGGCCTTCCTCCGCCTAATCCGGATCATCTATCGGCGGAAGCAAAGGATTTCATATTCCAGTGTCATCATGTTAATCCAAAAGATCGTCCAACTGCTACTAAGCTCTTGGACCATCCATTTGTTAGGATGCCACTTCCTTCATTTTCAGACTATTCGCCTGCACGGTCCTGGAAACAGCAGCGTTAA